The genomic DNA GGGCCTTGTCCAGGGCCTCCCGGTCCACCTTCGTGTCCAAAAGCGCTTCCACCGTCGGACTCCCTTCGGACCCCGCACCTCCGATGAAGATAAACTGCTTGACGGAGGGGATCTTGGGGCCGAATTCTTGAAAAAATTCCACGTAGTTCATGTCGGGTATGGCCGGCAGTGTCGCCACTACGCTTGTTTGGCTGTGGTTGAGGATATATTCGAATTCCGAACTGCGGTACCTGACGCTCAGCCCGACCACGACGGCGCCGATTTTGGCGGCTGCGAAATAAAGATAAACCCATTCCGGCTGGTTCAGGCCGATGATGCCGATCCGGTCGCCTTTTTGCATGCCAAGCTGCAGCAGTCCGGCGGCCACCCGGTCGGAACGTTCATCTATATCCTTGAAAGAGATCGCTTCCGATTGAAAAATACATCCCGCCTTTTCCGGTGAAATCCGGGCCGCTTCTTTCAGGGCTTCCCATATCGTGGGGGCTTGCGAAATCGATGTCATCGTTTTCTCCTCCTTTGGTAAATGGTTGCAGGTTTGGTGCGAAGCGACAGCGCCGGTGGCTGTCCGGCATTATTAGTTGAAACGCTCAACGTAGGTGAAAGAAAGATCTGTATGGATGTCGGACATTTTTTACGGGTCTATAACCCAAAATAAGGCACAACGATTGCCGAGGAATAATACCGCTCCGGTCGTGAAAACCTCGAACCGTTTCGCGGCCGGGGCGGCATCACCCCTCGGCCGGCCGGCTTTTACCTTGCTATTGGTTATGTCCGTTTTTTTGGTTTTGAAGCCTTGCCGCCCATGGGCGGTCGATGGGACTGTTTACCGCGAAATAGCAGTCCTGTTTTTAAATTGCAATCAAAATCAAATCATGCGAAGACCTAGGTTGAGCGATTTTCGGGTTGGCCGCAGATGCAGGGAAACTGTCATTACGGGAGGCGGAATGATCATTGGGCTGGATGTAGGGGGCACCCACACGGATGTGGTCCTTTTGAATCGAGAGGGGGTTGTACGCGATGTCAAGGTGGGCACCGACACCTCCAACCTTTTCGGCACGGTACTGGCCGGACTCGAAAAAATAATGTCCGGAATCGGCCCGGAGACGATCAAGCGGGTCGTGCTCAGTACGACCCTCACCACCAACGCCATCGTGCAGCAAAAAATACCGGAAGTCGCGATCATCGTATCCAGCGGCCCCGGCATCGACCCGCGTTTTTTCCAACCCAACGAGCTTTATTATCCCGTCGCGGGATCCATTGACCACCGCGGCCGGGAAGTCCAGCCTGTGGATCCTGGAGAGATCGAACGCGTGGCCCGGGAACTCCGGACCAAAGGGATCCGCCACGTC from Deltaproteobacteria bacterium includes the following:
- a CDS encoding AMP-binding protein produces the protein MTSISQAPTIWEALKEAARISPEKAGCIFQSEAISFKDIDERSDRVAAGLLQLGMQKGDRIGIIGLNQPEWVYLYFAAAKIGAVVVGLSVRYRSSEFEYILNHSQTSVVATLPAIPDMNYVEFFQEFGPKIPSVKQFIFIGGAGSEGSPTVEALLDTKVDREALDKA